Proteins encoded together in one Staphylococcus aureus window:
- the mepA gene encoding multidrug efflux MATE transporter MepA (MepA (multidrug export protein A), as described originally in Staphylococcus aureus, is a MATE transporter shown to be over-expressed after culturing in the presence of tigecycline, owing to mutation of its repressor MepR, and then to be one of several factors contributing to elevated tigecycline resistance.), with protein MKDEQLYYFEKSPVFKAMMHFSLPMMIGTLLSVIYGILNIYFIGFLEDSHMISAISLTLPVFAILMGLGNLFGVGAGTYISRLLGAKDYSKSKFVSSFSIYGGIALGLIVILVTLPFSDQIAAILGARGETLALTSNYLKVMFLSAPFVILFFILEQFARAIGAPMVSMIGMLASVGLNIILDPILIFGFDLNVVGAALGTAISNVAAALFFIIYFMKNSDVVSVNIKLAKPNKEMLSEIFKIGIPAFLMSILMGFTGLVLNLFLAHYGNFAIASYGISFRLVQFPELIIMGLCEGVVPLIAYNFMANKGRMKDVIKAVIMSIGVIFVVCMSAVFTIGHHMVGLFTTDQAIVEMATFILKVTMASLLLNGIGFLFTGMLQATGQGRGATIMAILQGAIIIPVLFIMNALFGLTGVIWSLLIAESLCALAAMLIVYLLRDRLTVDTSELIEG; from the coding sequence ATGAAAGACGAACAATTATATTATTTTGAGAAATCGCCAGTATTTAAAGCGATGATGCATTTCTCATTGCCAATGATGATAGGGACTTTATTAAGCGTTATTTATGGCATATTAAATATTTACTTTATAGGATTTTTAGAAGATAGCCACATGATTTCTGCTATCTCTCTAACACTGCCAGTATTTGCTATCTTAATGGGGTTAGGTAATTTATTTGGCGTTGGTGCAGGAACTTATATTTCACGTTTATTAGGTGCGAAAGACTATAGTAAGAGTAAATTTGTAAGTAGTTTCTCTATTTATGGTGGTATTGCACTAGGACTTATCGTGATTTTAGTTACTTTACCATTCAGTGATCAAATCGCAGCAATTTTAGGGGCGAGAGGTGAAACGTTAGCTTTAACAAGTAATTATTTGAAAGTAATGTTTTTAAGTGCACCTTTTGTAATTTTGTTCTTCATATTAGAACAATTTGCACGTGCAATTGGGGCACCAATGGTTTCTATGATTGGTATGTTAGCTAGTGTAGGCTTAAATATTATTTTAGATCCAATTTTAATTTTTGGTTTTGATTTAAACGTTGTTGGTGCAGCTTTGGGTACTGCAATCAGTAATGTTGCTGCTGCTCTGTTCTTTATCATTTATTTTATGAAAAATAGTGACGTTGTGTCAGTTAATATTAAACTTGCGAAACCTAATAAAGAAATGCTTTCTGAAATCTTTAAAATCGGTATTCCTGCATTTTTAATGAGTATCTTAATGGGATTCACAGGATTAGTTTTAAATTTATTTTTAGCACATTATGGAAACTTCGCGATTGCAAGTTATGGTATCTCATTTAGACTTGTGCAATTTCCAGAACTTATTATCATGGGATTATGTGAAGGTGTTGTACCACTAATTGCATATAACTTTATGGCAAATAAAGGCCGTATGAAAGACGTTATCAAAGCAGTTATCATGTCTATCGGCGTTATCTTTGTTGTATGTATGAGTGCTGTATTTACAATTGGACATCATATGGTCGGACTATTTACTACTGATCAAGCCATTGTTGAGATGGCGACATTTATTTTGAAAGTAACAATGGCATCATTATTATTAAATGGTATAGGTTTCTTGTTTACTGGTATGCTTCAAGCGACTGGGCAAGGTCGTGGTGCTACAATTATGGCCATTTTACAAGGTGCAATTATCATTCCAGTATTATTTATTATGAATGCTTTGTTTGGACTAACAGGTGTCATTTGGTCATTATTAATTGCTGAGTCACTTTGTGCTTTAGCAGCAATGTTAATCGTCTATTTATTACGTGATCGTTTGACAGTTGATACATCTGAATTAATAGAAGGTTAA
- a CDS encoding MepB family protein codes for MCKSKILLKNIFSEESEVKDLTEEKYNQDYEALTFSFKEETYQSRLAKKTPTKSGYFVTCWTKDEDNYNRPYKIEEFADYLIVAVIDDELNGYFLFPRELLVEKGILASSKYQGKMAFRVYPKWCNQLNKTAGQTQKWQCKYFFEY; via the coding sequence ATGTGTAAATCTAAAATACTGTTGAAAAATATTTTTAGTGAAGAATCAGAAGTTAAAGATTTAACTGAAGAAAAATATAATCAAGATTACGAAGCATTAACATTTAGCTTTAAAGAGGAAACATATCAAAGTAGGTTAGCTAAGAAAACACCGACTAAATCGGGATATTTCGTGACATGTTGGACAAAAGACGAAGATAATTATAATCGGCCATACAAAATTGAAGAGTTTGCTGATTACCTGATTGTTGCTGTTATCGATGATGAATTAAATGGCTACTTTCTATTTCCTAGGGAATTATTGGTAGAAAAAGGTATCTTAGCTTCATCTAAGTATCAAGGGAAAATGGCTTTTAGAGTTTATCCTAAGTGGTGTAATCAATTGAATAAAACAGCAGGGCAAACACAAAAGTGGCAATGTAAATATTTTTTTGAATACTAA
- the glpT gene encoding glycerol-3-phosphate transporter — MNFLKPAKHIKPLPENQIDDTYKRLRLQVFLGIFIGYAGYYLLRKNFSLAMPALQEQGFTKAELGFALSAVSIAYGFSKFFMGTVSDRSNARIFLVLGLALTAIVNLLMGFVPFFTSGIGIMFVLLFLNGWFQGMGWPPSGRVLVHWFSVSERGSKTALWNVAHNVGGGIMAPIAAWGITTTAFINFGYLKGFEGVFIYPALLALIIAAISYVLIRDTPQSQGLPPIEIYKNDFATSDKKTLETELTTKEILFKYVLNNKWVWAIAFANIFVYFVRYGVLDWAPVYLSEEKHFDLKASGWAYFLYEWAGIPGTLLCGYISDKLFKGRRGPAGFFFMLGVTVFVLIYWLNPPGNAWLDNVSLIAIGFLIYGPVMLIGLQALDYVPKKAAGTAAGLTGLFGYLFGAVMANIVLGAVVDKFGWDVGFILLTAISVFAMLSFILTWNKVGQETVHH, encoded by the coding sequence ATGAATTTTCTTAAACCTGCAAAGCATATTAAGCCTTTGCCAGAAAATCAGATAGATGATACCTATAAACGATTACGTCTCCAAGTATTTCTTGGTATTTTCATCGGTTACGCTGGGTACTATTTATTACGTAAAAACTTTTCGTTAGCGATGCCGGCATTGCAAGAGCAAGGTTTTACAAAAGCGGAACTAGGTTTTGCACTTTCTGCTGTTTCCATCGCATATGGATTTAGTAAGTTCTTTATGGGTACTGTAAGTGATCGGAGCAATGCTCGGATATTCTTAGTTCTTGGATTAGCACTCACTGCTATCGTCAATTTGTTAATGGGATTTGTACCGTTCTTTACATCAGGTATCGGTATTATGTTTGTCCTATTATTCTTAAATGGATGGTTTCAAGGTATGGGCTGGCCACCTTCAGGCCGTGTTCTCGTTCACTGGTTTAGTGTAAGTGAACGCGGAAGTAAGACTGCCCTTTGGAACGTTGCGCATAATGTTGGTGGAGGTATTATGGCACCTATTGCTGCTTGGGGTATTACAACAACTGCATTTATCAACTTTGGTTATTTAAAAGGTTTCGAAGGTGTATTCATTTACCCTGCACTCTTAGCACTTATCATTGCCGCAATTTCATACGTATTGATTAGAGACACACCTCAATCTCAAGGTTTACCTCCAATCGAAATTTATAAAAATGACTTTGCTACAAGCGATAAGAAAACATTAGAAACAGAATTAACTACAAAAGAAATTTTATTTAAATATGTACTGAACAATAAATGGGTATGGGCAATTGCCTTTGCAAATATATTTGTTTATTTCGTGCGTTATGGTGTACTTGATTGGGCGCCAGTCTACTTAAGTGAAGAAAAACATTTCGACTTAAAAGCATCAGGTTGGGCATACTTCTTATACGAATGGGCTGGAATTCCTGGTACATTATTATGTGGTTACATTTCTGATAAATTATTCAAAGGTCGTCGTGGACCTGCAGGTTTCTTCTTTATGTTAGGTGTCACAGTATTTGTATTAATTTATTGGTTAAATCCTCCAGGCAATGCTTGGTTAGACAATGTCTCATTAATTGCCATTGGTTTCTTAATATATGGACCAGTTATGTTAATTGGTTTACAAGCATTAGATTATGTACCTAAAAAAGCAGCTGGCACAGCAGCTGGATTAACAGGATTATTTGGTTATCTGTTTGGTGCTGTAATGGCCAACATCGTCTTAGGTGCTGTAGTTGATAAATTCGGATGGGATGTCGGTTTTATTTTATTAACAGCAATTAGTGTGTTTGCAATGTTGAGCTTTATCCTCACTTGGAATAAAGTAGGACAAGAAACCGTTCATCATTAA
- a CDS encoding VOC family protein has product MNIVGHHHISMYTKDAKRNKDFYTNVLGLRLVEKSVNQDNPSMYHLFYGDEVGTAGTILSFFEIPNAGHKQPGTETIYRFSLLVPNQAALHYFEKRLENNGIKSERLYYLGQEGVVFKDEDDLEIILLVNDSFEVPHQWQHNAYSEIPQAYQILGIGPVELRVRNAARTVEFLENVLGYRKRDNKSFDVLTLAPQGLYSDFVVIEQQGQRERPGRGYIHHIAVNTPQMSDLDAIYKKLQQQPQSNSGIIDRYFFKSLYYRHNSIMYEFATEAPGFTIDTPVEQLGSQLNLPDFLEAEREQIESKLHEI; this is encoded by the coding sequence ATGAATATAGTAGGGCATCATCACATATCCATGTATACAAAAGATGCAAAACGTAATAAGGATTTTTACACAAATGTCCTTGGATTACGATTAGTTGAAAAGTCGGTTAATCAAGACAATCCTTCAATGTATCATTTGTTTTATGGGGACGAAGTAGGTACAGCCGGAACAATTTTAAGCTTTTTTGAAATTCCCAATGCGGGTCATAAGCAGCCAGGTACTGAAACGATTTATCGATTTTCATTATTAGTACCAAATCAAGCGGCACTTCATTATTTTGAAAAACGTCTTGAGAATAATGGTATTAAGTCTGAACGTTTGTACTATCTTGGACAAGAAGGTGTTGTCTTTAAAGATGAAGACGACTTAGAAATCATATTGCTTGTTAATGATAGTTTTGAAGTACCACATCAATGGCAACATAACGCTTATAGTGAAATACCTCAAGCATATCAAATTTTAGGAATAGGGCCAGTCGAATTAAGAGTTAGAAATGCAGCGCGTACGGTAGAATTTTTGGAAAATGTCTTAGGTTATCGCAAAAGAGATAATAAATCATTCGATGTGCTGACATTAGCACCACAAGGTTTATATTCGGATTTTGTAGTTATTGAGCAACAGGGACAACGTGAAAGACCTGGACGAGGTTATATCCATCATATTGCAGTTAATACACCACAAATGAGTGACTTAGATGCAATTTACAAGAAATTACAACAACAACCACAAAGTAATTCAGGTATAATTGATCGCTATTTCTTTAAATCATTATACTATCGCCATAATTCAATTATGTATGAATTTGCGACTGAAGCGCCTGGATTTACTATTGATACACCTGTTGAACAATTAGGAAGTCAATTGAACTTGCCTGACTTTTTAGAAGCAGAACGTGAACAAATTGAAAGTAAGTTACACGAAATATAA
- a CDS encoding LLM class flavin-dependent oxidoreductase: MAKLEMNKNTPLEFGLYSLGDHLLNPLKGEKVSYEQRINEIIEASKLADEAGIDVFAVGESHQEHFTTQAHTVVLGAIAQATKHIKVSSSSTIISATDPVRVFEDFATLDLISHGRAEIVAGRASRTGIFDLFGYDLKDYDELFEEKLGLLLELNKTERITWSGKYRPELRNMKIFPRPIDNILPIWRAVGGPPASAIKAGKQGVPMMITTLGGPAMNFKGSIDAYRQAATEAGFDASPKSLPVSTASLFYTAETTQDAMREFYPHLNTGMSFIRGVGYPKQQFANSSDYREALMVGSPQQIIEKILYQHELYGHQRFMAQLDFGGVPFENVMKNIELIGNDIIPAIKKHLSK; encoded by the coding sequence ATGGCCAAATTAGAAATGAATAAAAATACGCCTCTTGAGTTTGGTTTGTATTCCTTAGGTGATCATTTATTGAATCCATTGAAAGGTGAAAAAGTTAGTTATGAGCAACGTATTAATGAAATTATTGAAGCAAGTAAATTAGCAGATGAAGCAGGTATTGATGTTTTTGCAGTTGGTGAAAGTCATCAGGAGCATTTTACAACACAGGCACATACGGTTGTGTTAGGTGCAATTGCCCAAGCGACAAAGCATATTAAAGTTTCAAGTTCTTCAACGATTATTAGTGCAACAGATCCTGTAAGAGTATTTGAAGACTTCGCGACATTAGATTTGATTTCTCATGGTAGAGCCGAAATTGTAGCTGGCAGAGCATCAAGAACAGGTATTTTTGACTTGTTTGGCTATGATTTAAAAGACTATGATGAATTGTTTGAAGAAAAATTAGGTTTACTTTTAGAGTTAAATAAAACTGAGCGTATTACTTGGTCTGGAAAATATCGTCCAGAACTTAGAAATATGAAAATATTCCCAAGACCAATCGATAATATATTGCCAATATGGCGTGCTGTTGGTGGTCCACCTGCAAGTGCTATTAAAGCGGGAAAACAAGGTGTGCCAATGATGATTACAACCCTTGGTGGCCCAGCAATGAACTTTAAAGGTTCTATAGATGCTTATCGTCAAGCGGCAACTGAAGCAGGTTTCGATGCTTCGCCTAAGTCTTTACCAGTAAGTACAGCGAGTCTGTTTTATACAGCTGAAACAACTCAGGATGCTATGAGAGAATTTTATCCACATTTGAATACAGGGATGTCATTTATTCGTGGTGTTGGTTATCCGAAACAGCAATTTGCTAATTCGTCAGATTATCGAGAAGCGCTAATGGTTGGAAGCCCGCAACAAATTATTGAAAAGATATTGTATCAACACGAGTTGTATGGTCATCAACGTTTTATGGCACAGCTTGATTTTGGCGGTGTGCCATTTGAAAATGTTATGAAGAATATTGAGTTAATTGGCAACGACATTATACCGGCGATTAAAAAGCATTTATCAAAATAG
- a CDS encoding NADPH-dependent FMN reductase codes for MNIVLLSGSTVGSKTRIAMDDLKNELEVINEGHQIELMDLRELELEFSVGKNYLDTTGDVYKLTTSLMQADVIFIGFPIFQASIPGALKNVFDLLPVNAFRDKVIGLVATAGSSKHYLIPEMHLKPILSYMKAHTMQTYVFIEEKDFSNQQIVNDDVVFRLKALAQSTMRTAKVQQQVFEEENNQYDF; via the coding sequence ATGAATATTGTATTATTGTCAGGTTCCACAGTAGGTTCTAAAACGAGAATTGCTATGGATGATTTAAAAAATGAACTAGAAGTCATCAATGAGGGACATCAAATAGAGTTGATGGATTTACGAGAACTTGAATTAGAATTTAGCGTTGGAAAGAATTATCTAGATACTACAGGAGATGTATATAAATTAACGACGTCGTTAATGCAGGCTGATGTGATTTTTATTGGTTTTCCAATTTTTCAAGCTTCCATCCCTGGTGCTTTGAAAAATGTGTTTGATCTACTTCCAGTCAATGCGTTTCGTGACAAGGTAATAGGACTTGTAGCGACAGCAGGTTCTAGTAAACATTATTTAATTCCTGAAATGCATTTAAAACCAATATTGAGTTACATGAAAGCACATACGATGCAAACGTATGTATTTATTGAAGAGAAAGATTTTTCAAATCAACAAATTGTCAATGATGATGTTGTATTTCGGTTAAAAGCGTTGGCACAATCCACAATGCGAACTGCCAAAGTACAACAACAAGTGTTTGAAGAAGAAAACAACCAATACGACTTTTAA